From the Deinococcus sp. Leaf326 genome, one window contains:
- a CDS encoding M20 family metallopeptidase, with amino-acid sequence MTADPARPDLAAMLRDLRALVEIESPSTDPVAISHVMDVAEHWARDLGAVTHALPGGTRVFDFGVGEGPYLLALSHADTVWPHGTLETMPWRQEGERLYGPGTYDMKAGVVGLFHALRSLKRQWPEGGVRVLLSPDEETGSDSSRGHIESAARRARAVLVVEPPVADSHNLKTGRKGTGDFTLHLHGVSSHAGNRPQDGVSAVTAAAEAVLAVQALARPEVGTTVSAGRISGGGAVNVIPAECRVDFDLRVSTLAEAERVTAALQAWRPSDPRVTVEVAGGLNRPPFEQGPDTLALYAKARALAAELGFEIGHEVVGGGSDGNFTAPLAPTLDGLGAPGDGAHAAHEHVRLDRWPDHVRLLTRLLQTL; translated from the coding sequence ATGACTGCCGACCCTGCCCGGCCCGACCTCGCGGCCATGTTGCGTGACCTGCGCGCCCTGGTGGAGATCGAATCGCCCTCGACCGACCCCGTGGCGATCTCGCACGTGATGGACGTGGCTGAACACTGGGCGCGGGACCTGGGCGCCGTAACCCACGCCCTGCCCGGCGGCACGCGCGTCTTCGACTTCGGGGTGGGTGAGGGGCCGTACCTCCTGGCGCTGTCGCACGCCGATACCGTGTGGCCGCACGGCACGCTGGAGACCATGCCCTGGCGTCAGGAGGGCGAGCGCCTGTACGGTCCCGGGACCTACGACATGAAGGCGGGCGTCGTGGGCCTGTTTCACGCGCTGCGCTCACTGAAGCGGCAGTGGCCGGAAGGCGGCGTGCGCGTCCTCCTCTCACCCGACGAGGAAACGGGCAGTGACAGCAGCCGAGGCCACATCGAGTCGGCGGCCCGGCGGGCGCGCGCCGTGCTCGTGGTCGAGCCGCCCGTGGCGGACAGCCACAATCTCAAGACCGGACGCAAGGGAACGGGCGACTTCACACTGCACCTGCATGGGGTGTCAAGCCACGCCGGCAACCGCCCCCAGGACGGCGTGAGTGCCGTGACGGCCGCGGCCGAGGCGGTGCTGGCGGTGCAGGCCCTCGCCCGCCCCGAGGTGGGCACCACGGTCAGTGCCGGGCGCATCTCGGGTGGGGGCGCCGTGAACGTCATTCCGGCCGAGTGCCGCGTGGACTTCGACCTGCGTGTCTCGACCCTGGCCGAGGCCGAGCGCGTCACGGCTGCCCTCCAGGCGTGGCGGCCCAGCGACCCGCGCGTGACCGTGGAGGTCGCCGGTGGCCTGAACCGGCCTCCGTTCGAGCAGGGCCCCGACACGCTGGCGCTGTACGCGAAGGCGCGGGCCCTGGCCGCCGAGCTGGGCTTCGAGATCGGGCACGAGGTCGTGGGGGGGGGCAGCGACGGCAACTTCACCGCGCCGCTCGCACCGACCCTCGACGGCCTGGGCGCGCCGGGCGACGGAGCCCACGCCGCGCACGAACATGTCCGGCTCGACCGCTGGCCCGACCACGTACGGCTGCTGACCCGGCTGCTCCAGACGCTCTGA